DNA sequence from the Glycine soja cultivar W05 chromosome 18, ASM419377v2, whole genome shotgun sequence genome:
TTTTCTCGAACCATACCAgccttaaaaaaacacaaatcaaTGTTGCTTTGCTTGTTGTCAAATGCACAAACAAATGAAGCATGAGACTTTCCACCCCCAACAAAGGATACAGTTAAAATGTTACCAATGCTACATATTCTGAATTACTAACCCCCACAATTGCATGTAAATTGAAAATGACAACAGactgcaaaaaaataaattttgcagGTCCTGTAATCCCACAAAATGAAATCATCAAGAGCAAGATTATACCTTTCCCAACTTTTCTGGAGATAACTCCTGGAACCTAGGAACAATTCTTCCACCTGTATTCACAAATAGATCGTTGCTTTGTTAATAGGCATAGAAGAATATCTAAAACCCACAATGTACATCcttacaaagaatccacaaacTTTCAAAGCATACATAGTTCAACTAAACCATACCAGTTGCTATAGCTATCAATTCCAACTCTACACCACCAACCCATCTGACAGCGGGCAAGTTCCTGTGCATTAAGAGATGATTTGCTTCATCGTCAAAACCCCATTGGCAAATGACAAGGGTTGCACCCACATCCTGCACATCCATTTGTCAGTTCCTAAATACAAACACATTCTAATTTCTAGGAAGACAAAAAGGGTGCCGAGGGGAATAAAAAAgatcaattcaaatttaaatcccAAAAGGCTTACACACCAGGCTATAGTAAGGAAACATGGCACTTCAAGTAGAAGGTTAAAACCAAAGTAAATTGAAACCCCACCTTGCATTTCTGAACCATGTCATCAAAATACTTCTGTTCCTGCAACCTCAACGTCTGAAACTTCTCCACTGTATCAATATCAACCTTATGCTTGGTCTTTGGCTTGGGAGGCTCAAAGGGGCAAGTGAGGATAGCAATTTTAGCATCCTCAATTTGCTTAGGCATTTGAGGATGACTCATATCCTTGTCCACAACAATTCCATAGATCAACTCGGTATCCTCCAATTTACCCCCAACTTTCCCTTCCACTTTAATCAGATCCAAATTAACATCCTTCCTCGCCAGATCAGCAACAGCAAGAACAGCCTTAACAGCAATCTCAGCCAAGCTACGCTTGCAGCGATTCACACTACACCAtcaaaacaataataaacaCGTTATCAATGCAAGTTATGCACGGAGCAATTaggtttaaaaaaaacacaattgcAGTTACATTTTGGAGGAGAGTGTGGTCATGCAAGTTTGAATGAGGGGCTCCAAATTAGACTCGTCGAACTCGAACTTGTTGGCGACGCGCTCGAGATGCTCGACGGCGATCCTGGACGCCATTTCGTAACCCTCGGCGATCCTGATGGGGTGAATTCCCCGCTCGAGGAGGCGCTCGGCCTTCTCGAGAAGCGCGCCGGCCATGACGACGACGCCGGTGGTTCCGTCGCCGATTTCGTAGTCCTGGCTCCGCGAGAGCTCCACCATCAGCTTCGCGATTTGGTTGTCCACGTCCATCTGGTCAAGGATCGTGGCTCCATCGTTcgctgcaaaacaaaaaagagagtgAGAACGGCACGTGCGAGGAAGGGAGGAAGTGAGGCAAGTGCGAGGGGGAGAAGTGAGAAGTTACTTACTGATGGTGACGTCGCCGTCGGGGCTCTGGAGCATCTTGTCCATGCCTTTGGGGCCGAGGGAGGTTCGGAGGATGCGAGCCACGGCTTTGCCGGCGGAGATGTTGGCTTTCTGAGCGTCCAATCCTCGGAGTCTGCTCTTCTGCTCCTGCTCCTTCAGGATTATGAACGGCCTTCCGAACTCGTCGAAAGCCAACGCCATTTTCgatctctctcttctttctctcgcACAGAACAATCGCGAttcaacgaagaagaagaagaagaagaagaagaagaagaaggaagagaaacACTGTAAAGCCCTAACTCCACACACCTTCTATTATGCTTCCCACCTTTTTCTGATATTTCAATTACAGAACCCCAACCCGAAACCAACATAGGGCTCACCCATGCTTCTGTAAACTGGGCTGGACAGTCCAGGCCCATTTATCTATTAttagctaattattttttattatttggaatttgtaaatttttaacattttaatgtCATCTAtcgagtattttttaaaaaaaataaacagtaGTAGTGGTAGTTTTTCGATGATAACATTTGGTTGACTTTTATCAAATTGTAGGAACACTAAAAAAACTTAGACACATTCtaagaatcataattttttggGACAACACATGGTTAAATAAAGTTTTGCAATTTAACTGAGTTTTCAACATGGCCAAactttcctctaaaaaaaaatggCCTAACTTAACACAAGTTAATAGATATTAATGAGTAGgacaagttttaaaattttacaagtataaaatttgtaatatatatatatatatatatatatatatataggaaaccTAAAAAAATCAAGTAATTTGAATATCTTAGTACTAGACAAACATAATACACTATAGTAGAATAGCGTATTTttcttcagcaaaaaaaaaaagaatagcaTACTTTATACATTATTAGAATTTATGGAATAAAATAACccaaagtttatttgttttaatgaaaTGTTGTGTTATGGAAtggtatataatttatatatttttctaaatgaataactaaataaaagataatgtaCCAACAAATTGTTAGttatatgatattaaatttaattttttttaagtaaaatctcGTATTTAAGCAATGTATAGAAAAATTATGATCAATTAACAGTACAATATATGATGGTGCATTGATGATGTTAgcacatttttatttgttttctatatttttattttttttatcttatggcataacaaatttttttactagataaaaattataattaatcaaaattgaaatcaatttgtttttcaaatgagGTATAAAAAAGTGTCTCAAATTGAGGTTAAGAGAccaaacaatgattttttttttttttgctctacCTTCTGTGGATTCACGCTAGTAGTGTATCGAAGGGTAGTTTGTACAAGTGTTACAATTATGGCTAATTTGGGTTATAATTTAGCAAACATCATTAATTAGAATTCATAAAATTCTTATACCAGGAATATGAGAATAAAAGAGAGGGCTAGCATTTGTAATGGTAGCCTTAGCAAGAACATAAGCTACCATATTAGCTTCCCTTTTAACAAACTTAACTTCAAAGTTTTGGACAGCAGGATATGATATGTTTACATCATGAAATTATGGACCCCAGCTTAAAGGCATCTTGAACTGAGCTACTTATTTTTTCAACTACGTTTTTACATTCCCTTTCAAAAATGACATGGGACATATCAAAGTTAGATGCCCACATTTATGATTATCAAAATCGCAATTTAACTTGTAAAATCATACAAGTTTACGATTTTATAGTGCCTTCATGAGTTAAATCATGAGTAGAATCACAAATCGAGTAAAATCGATAGTAAACTCGATAGAATCGAACCAAGCTCGGAATTAAGCTATGAACTTTAGTTTTCTATGTTATTTATAGGTTCATACAAAGAGGAGTTAGCACTTACATCAAAAGAGGATGAATGActtaatttatgtaatatacAACTTGAAGCTGAAAAATAGATAGATAAGAAAAATTGTTACTCGATCTTTCATTTGAAGATACAGAATCTAATGATGAGTGGATAACAAAAGAGGGAGATGATATTTTTGATGAAGGCAATGTCCAAGTTGAGCAACTTCTAGGTGAAAGTGGTAGTGGAAGCAATAGTGACTTGGTTGGAGGAAGTTTAAGTGATCCAACTTTAGATGCATTTGATATTGACAATTTGGTTTTAAATGACAATGTTGAAGATCACTTCTCAAACgagaaagagtttgaagatgaTGGTAGTGGGGGTGATATTGGAGATGATTTAATTAGAGAATTGATGGACATTTGAactatttctatattttttaaatgtttttatttgaagaatTTATGTTTTGTATTATATGAATTTATGTTTGATTGGGTGTGGACTATGTTAGTTTATTGAATTAGTGTTAAAGtttgttattttgatttattttaggtttaaaatatttagttgtatatgattttatatataggaatattaatatattttttatattgagtaAACTCTT
Encoded proteins:
- the LOC114396312 gene encoding T-complex protein 1 subunit epsilon-like; the encoded protein is MALAFDEFGRPFIILKEQEQKSRLRGLDAQKANISAGKAVARILRTSLGPKGMDKMLQSPDGDVTITNDGATILDQMDVDNQIAKLMVELSRSQDYEIGDGTTGVVVMAGALLEKAERLLERGIHPIRIAEGYEMASRIAVEHLERVANKFEFDESNLEPLIQTCMTTLSSKIVNRCKRSLAEIAVKAVLAVADLARKDVNLDLIKVEGKVGGKLEDTELIYGIVVDKDMSHPQMPKQIEDAKIAILTCPFEPPKPKTKHKVDIDTVEKFQTLRLQEQKYFDDMVQKCKDVGATLVICQWGFDDEANHLLMHRNLPAVRWVGGVELELIAIATGGRIVPRFQELSPEKLGKAGMVREKSFGTTKDRMLYIEHCANSRAVTIFIRGGNKMIIEETKRSLHDALCVARNLIRNNSIVYGGGSAEISCSIAVEAAADRYPGVEQYAIRAFGDALEAIPMALAENSGLQPIETLSAVKSQQIKDNNPHFGIDCNDVGTNDMREQNVFETLIGKQQQLLLATQVVKMILKIDDVISPYEY